A window from Balearica regulorum gibbericeps isolate bBalReg1 chromosome 1, bBalReg1.pri, whole genome shotgun sequence encodes these proteins:
- the IFT57 gene encoding intraflagellar transport protein 57 homolog, protein MAEEAAGGGGSRRGAAVVAAERDEEGAAVERGPGAAYHMFVLMEDLLDKLKLLSYEEEALRRHNMRPLSRHYFALPTNPGEQFFMFCTLAAWLITKAGRPFEQPQEYDDPNAIISNVLSELRSFGRPVDFPPSKLKAGYGEQACYVLDCLAEEALKHTGFSWKRPAYPTEELEEEEITADDAELMLNKLEEDVVEEESDNEDSFIDLNVLKAQTYRSDMNDSAKQEEILQSTTDAAEWNLEVERVLPQLKVTVRTDNKDWRIHVEQMHQHKDGIESSLKETRGYLDKLHNEISRTLEKINSREKYINSQLEHLVQEYRSAQALLSEAKEKYQEGSGGVTERIRVLSEITELLERVKQETEEKGSSMTDGAPLVKIKQALTKLKQETIQMDIQIGVMEHTLLQSKLKEKSNMTRDMHATMIPEATVGAY, encoded by the exons ATGGCGGAGGAGGCCGCGGGTGGCGGCGGGTcccggcgcggggcggcggtGGTGGCGGCGGAGCGGGACGAGGAGGGGGCGGCGGTGGAGCGGGGCCCGGGCGCGGCCTATCACATGTTCGTGCTGATGGAGGACCTGCTGGACAAGCTGAAGCTGCTGAGCTACGAGGAGGAGGCGCTACGGCGCCACAACATGCGGCCGCTCTCCAG GCACTACTTTGCACTGCCCACTAATCCTGGTGAGCAGTTCTTTATGTTTTGCACGCTTGCCGCTTGGCTGATCACTAAAGCGGGACGTCCCTTCGAACAGCCACAAGAATATGATGACCCCAATGCCATAATATCAAATGTACTCTCAGAATTGCGATCATTT ggaAGGCCCGTGGATTTTCCTCCCTCAAAATTAAAGGCAGGTTACGGAGAGCAAGCATGCTATGTTCTTGATTGTTTAGCTGAAGAAGCCTTGAAACACACTGGCTTTAGCTGGAAAAG GCCAGCATATCCAACGGAAGAgctagaagaagaagaaataacagCAGATGATGCAGAATTAATGCTTAATAAACTGGAAGAGGATGTTGTG GAAGAAGAGTCAGACAATGAAGACAGTTTTATTGACCTGAATGTTCTGAAGGCACAAACATACAGATCA GATATGAATGACTCTGCAAAGCAAGAAGAGATTTTACAGTCCACAACAGATGCAGCAGAGTGGAATCTAGAAGTGGAACGTGTGCTTCCACAGCTGAAAGTTACGGTCAGGACTGACAATAAG GATTGGAGGATTCATGTAGAACAAATGCATCAGCATAAGGATGGAATTGAATCTTCTTTGAAAGAAACTAGG GGTTACCTCGACAAACTCCATAATGAAATCAGCAGAACATTGGAAAAGATCAATAGTAGGGAAAAGTACATCAACAGTCAGTTGGAGCACTTGGTTCAAGAGTACCGTTCAGCGCAAGCCTTGCTGAGTGAG GCTAAAGAGAAATACCAGGAAGGAAGTGGAGGAGTAACTGAGAGGATTAGAGTGCTTTCTGAG ATTACAGAATTATTAGAAAGAGTAAAGcaggaaacagaagagaaaggaagcagtATGACCGATGGTG ctccTCTAGTGAAGATTAAACAGGCCTTAACAAAACTGAAGCAAGAAACCATTCAGATGGACATACAAATTGGTGTAATGGAACACACATTACTCCAGtcaaagctgaaagagaaatccAATATGACTAGAGATATGCATGCAACAATGATTCCAGAAGCCACAGTAGGTGCCTATTAA